From the Rhodanobacter soli genome, one window contains:
- the nuoF gene encoding NADH-quinone oxidoreductase subunit NuoF has translation MAVGPAPQDHQVVYTTLHFDTPWSMDSYLQVDGYKAWRKILAEKPDPASLIDEIKKSSLRGRGGAGFPTGLKWSFMPKGDMQKYILCNSDESEPGTAKDRDILRYNPHAVIEGLAIACYCTGSTVAYNYLRGEFHHEPYEHFEAALKEAYAAGLLGKNVQGTGLDVDIYAALGAGAYICGEETALMESLEGKKGQPRFKPPFPANFGLYGKPTTINNTETYASVPAILRNGADWFLNLGKPNNGGPKIFSVSGHVNNPGNFEIRLGTPFTELLAMAGGVRNGHKLKAVIPGGSSMKVLPADIMLESTMDYDCLQKAGSGLGSGAVIVMDETTCMVRACHRIARFYMAESCGQCTPCREGTGWMYRVLDRIVAGKGTGDDLHRLKAVAGQIEGHTICAFGEAAAWPVQGFLARFWNEFEYFVQHGRSMVEDKLAETNRGVAA, from the coding sequence ATGGCAGTCGGACCCGCCCCCCAGGACCACCAGGTCGTCTACACCACGCTGCATTTCGACACGCCGTGGTCGATGGACAGCTATCTCCAGGTCGATGGCTACAAGGCGTGGAGGAAGATCCTCGCCGAGAAGCCCGATCCGGCGTCGCTGATCGACGAAATCAAGAAGAGCAGCCTGCGCGGCCGTGGCGGCGCCGGTTTCCCGACCGGCCTGAAGTGGTCCTTCATGCCGAAGGGCGACATGCAGAAGTACATCCTGTGCAACTCGGACGAATCCGAGCCGGGTACGGCCAAGGACCGCGACATCCTGCGCTACAACCCGCATGCGGTGATCGAGGGCCTGGCCATCGCGTGCTACTGCACCGGTTCGACCGTGGCCTACAACTACCTGCGCGGCGAATTCCATCACGAGCCGTACGAGCATTTCGAGGCGGCGTTGAAGGAAGCCTACGCGGCCGGCCTGCTCGGCAAGAACGTGCAGGGCACCGGGCTGGACGTGGACATCTACGCCGCGCTCGGCGCCGGCGCGTACATCTGCGGCGAAGAAACCGCGCTGATGGAGTCGCTGGAAGGCAAGAAGGGCCAGCCGCGCTTCAAGCCGCCGTTTCCGGCCAACTTCGGCCTGTACGGCAAGCCGACCACGATCAACAACACCGAGACCTACGCCTCGGTGCCGGCGATCCTGCGCAACGGCGCCGACTGGTTCCTCAACCTGGGCAAGCCGAACAATGGCGGCCCGAAGATCTTCTCGGTGTCCGGTCACGTCAACAACCCGGGCAACTTCGAAATTCGCCTGGGCACGCCGTTCACGGAACTGCTGGCGATGGCCGGCGGCGTGCGCAACGGCCACAAGCTGAAGGCGGTGATCCCCGGCGGCTCCTCGATGAAGGTGCTGCCGGCCGACATCATGCTCGAGAGCACGATGGACTACGACTGCCTGCAGAAGGCCGGCTCGGGCCTGGGCTCCGGCGCGGTGATCGTGATGGACGAAACCACCTGCATGGTGCGCGCCTGCCACCGCATCGCGCGCTTCTACATGGCGGAGTCCTGCGGCCAGTGCACGCCGTGCCGCGAAGGCACCGGCTGGATGTACCGCGTGCTCGACCGCATCGTCGCGGGCAAGGGCACCGGGGATGACCTGCATCGCCTCAAGGCGGTCGCCGGCCAGATCGAAGGCCACACGATCTGCGCCTTCGGCGAAGCCGCCGCCTGGCCGGTGCAGGGCTTCCTGGCGCGTTTCTGGAACGAATTCGAATACTTCGTGCAGCACGGTCGCTCGATGGTCGAGGACAAGCTTGCCGAAACCAACCGTGGAGTTGCTGCATGA
- the nuoE gene encoding NADH-quinone oxidoreductase subunit NuoE, giving the protein MKATGHFEQVRNVDPLAVLTEHTRHHIDAWVAKFPPDRKRSALIQALFGAQEQNNGFLTDELITAVAKYLDLPAVWAYEVASFYSMLETKPVGRNNVAICTNISCWLNGAEGLVRHCEKKLGIKVGESTPDGRVYLKQEEECIAACVYAPAATVNGHYHEHLTPEKLDEILDGLE; this is encoded by the coding sequence ATGAAAGCCACCGGACATTTCGAGCAGGTCAGGAACGTCGACCCCCTCGCCGTACTCACCGAGCACACCCGCCATCACATCGATGCCTGGGTGGCCAAATTCCCGCCGGACCGCAAGCGCTCGGCGCTGATCCAGGCGCTGTTCGGCGCGCAGGAGCAGAACAACGGCTTCCTCACCGACGAGCTGATCACCGCGGTCGCGAAGTATCTCGACCTGCCCGCGGTGTGGGCGTACGAGGTGGCCAGCTTCTACTCGATGCTGGAGACCAAGCCGGTCGGCCGCAACAACGTGGCGATCTGCACCAACATCTCGTGCTGGCTCAACGGCGCCGAGGGCCTGGTGCGCCATTGCGAGAAGAAGCTGGGCATCAAGGTGGGCGAGAGCACACCCGATGGCCGCGTCTACCTGAAGCAGGAAGAAGAGTGCATCGCGGCCTGCGTGTACGCGCCGGCGGCGACGGTGAACGGGCATTACCACGAGCATCTCACTCCCGAGAAGCTCGACGAAATCCTGGACGGGCTGGAGTAA
- a CDS encoding NADH-quinone oxidoreductase subunit D translates to MNFGPQHPAAHGVLRLIMEMDGETIIRADPHVGLLHRGTEKLAESKPFNQSIGYMDRLDYVSMMCNEHAYVRAIETLLGIEAPERAQYIRTMFDEITRILNHLMWIGSNALDLGAMAVILYAFREREELMDVYEAVSGARMHATYYRPGGVYRDLPAQMSKYRESPWHKGADLKRINSWREGSMLDFLDAFTADFPSKVDEYEELLTTNRIWKQRTVGIGVVSPELAQQWGMTGAMLRGSGVEWDLRKKQPYAKYAEMDFDIPVGVNGDCYDRYLVRVEEMRQSNRIIRQCVEWLRANPGPVMVQNFKVAPPSRVEMKESMEALIHHFKLFTEGYCVPAGETYCAVEAPKGEFGCYLVSDGANKPFRVHLRAPGFAHLSSMDTIVRGHMLADVVAMIGTYDLVFGEVDR, encoded by the coding sequence ATGAATTTCGGCCCGCAGCATCCGGCCGCGCACGGCGTGCTGCGCCTGATCATGGAGATGGACGGCGAGACCATCATCCGCGCCGATCCGCACGTGGGCCTGCTGCATCGCGGTACCGAGAAGCTGGCCGAGTCCAAGCCGTTCAACCAGTCGATCGGCTACATGGACCGGCTCGACTACGTGTCGATGATGTGCAACGAGCATGCCTACGTGCGCGCGATCGAGACCCTGCTGGGGATCGAGGCGCCGGAGCGCGCGCAGTACATCCGCACCATGTTCGACGAGATCACCCGCATCCTGAACCACCTGATGTGGATCGGCTCGAACGCGCTCGACCTGGGTGCGATGGCGGTGATCCTGTATGCGTTCCGCGAGCGCGAGGAACTGATGGACGTCTACGAGGCGGTGTCGGGCGCGCGCATGCACGCCACGTACTACCGCCCGGGCGGCGTCTACCGCGACCTGCCGGCGCAGATGTCGAAGTACCGCGAGTCGCCGTGGCACAAGGGCGCCGACCTGAAGCGCATCAACAGCTGGCGCGAAGGCTCGATGCTCGACTTCCTCGACGCGTTCACCGCCGATTTCCCGTCGAAGGTGGACGAGTACGAGGAACTGCTCACCACCAACCGCATCTGGAAGCAGCGCACCGTCGGCATCGGCGTGGTCAGCCCGGAGCTGGCCCAGCAGTGGGGCATGACCGGCGCGATGCTGCGCGGCTCGGGGGTCGAGTGGGACCTGCGCAAGAAGCAGCCGTACGCGAAGTACGCCGAGATGGATTTCGACATCCCGGTCGGCGTCAACGGCGACTGCTACGACCGCTACCTGGTGCGCGTGGAAGAGATGCGCCAGTCCAACCGCATCATCCGGCAGTGCGTGGAGTGGCTGCGCGCCAACCCGGGCCCGGTGATGGTGCAGAACTTCAAGGTGGCGCCGCCGTCGCGGGTCGAGATGAAGGAGAGCATGGAAGCGCTCATCCACCACTTCAAGCTGTTCACCGAGGGCTACTGCGTGCCGGCCGGCGAAACCTATTGCGCGGTCGAGGCGCCGAAGGGCGAGTTCGGCTGCTACCTGGTTTCCGACGGCGCCAACAAGCCGTTCCGCGTGCACTTGCGCGCCCCGGGCTTTGCCCACCTGTCATCCATGGACACCATCGTGCGCGGCCACATGCTCGCCGACGTGGTGGCCATGATCGGTACCTATGACCTCGTGTTCGGCGAAGTGGACCGCTGA
- a CDS encoding NADH-quinone oxidoreductase subunit C has translation MTDIQKTSLAGQLAARFGDTLTITTVRNETVAELAPADLVAVTTALRDEPAFRFSELIDLCGIDYLGYGQTEWDTETVSSTGFSRGVEGQAQGRFDWAGRPRGNGENQPRRFAAVIQLLSIEHNRRLRLRVFCEDDSLPVVPSLTLVWPGVNWFEREAFDLYGIIFDGHPDLRRILTDYGFVGHPFRKDFPLIGNVEVRYDPEQKRVIYEPVSIEPRVLVPRTIRDDADLMQARAEAADDWQRN, from the coding sequence ATGACTGACATCCAAAAGACCTCGCTGGCCGGGCAGCTTGCTGCGCGATTCGGCGATACGCTGACCATCACCACGGTGCGCAACGAGACCGTCGCCGAACTGGCCCCCGCCGATCTGGTCGCCGTGACAACGGCGCTGCGCGACGAGCCGGCGTTCCGTTTCAGCGAATTGATCGACCTGTGCGGCATCGACTACCTCGGCTACGGCCAGACCGAGTGGGATACCGAGACCGTCTCCAGCACCGGTTTTTCGCGCGGCGTGGAAGGCCAGGCGCAAGGGCGTTTCGACTGGGCCGGGCGCCCGCGCGGCAACGGCGAGAACCAGCCGCGCCGCTTCGCCGCGGTGATCCAGCTGCTTTCGATCGAACACAACCGCCGCCTGCGCCTGCGCGTTTTCTGCGAGGACGACAGCCTGCCGGTGGTGCCGTCGCTGACCCTGGTGTGGCCGGGCGTGAACTGGTTCGAGCGCGAGGCGTTCGACCTCTACGGCATCATCTTCGACGGCCATCCCGACCTGCGCCGCATCCTTACCGACTACGGTTTCGTCGGCCACCCGTTCCGCAAGGACTTTCCGCTGATCGGCAACGTCGAGGTGCGCTACGACCCCGAGCAGAAGCGGGTGATCTACGAGCCGGTGTCGATCGAGCCGCGCGTGCTGGTGCCGCGGACCATCCGCGACGACGCCGACCTGATGCAGGCCAGGGCCGAAGCCGCCGACGACTGGCAGAGGAACTGA
- a CDS encoding NuoB/complex I 20 kDa subunit family protein: protein MGVIDSVSRVMHNPEPLNLVDDILLPAGNNPVVQRGFATTSVDALMNWARTGSMWPMTFGLACCAVEMMHAGMSRLDLDRYGVIFRPSPRQSDVMIVAGTLVNKMAPALRKVYDQMPEPKWVISMGSCANGGGYYHYSYSVVRGCDRIVPVDIYVPGCPPTAEALIHGILQLQKKIRRTSTIARS, encoded by the coding sequence ATGGGAGTGATCGATTCCGTCAGCCGGGTGATGCACAACCCGGAGCCGCTGAACCTGGTCGACGACATCCTGCTGCCGGCCGGCAACAATCCGGTGGTGCAGCGCGGCTTCGCCACCACCAGCGTCGATGCGTTGATGAACTGGGCGCGTACCGGCTCGATGTGGCCGATGACGTTCGGCCTGGCCTGCTGCGCGGTGGAGATGATGCACGCCGGCATGTCGCGGCTGGACCTGGACCGCTACGGCGTGATCTTCCGTCCCAGCCCGCGCCAGTCCGACGTGATGATTGTGGCCGGCACCCTGGTCAACAAGATGGCCCCCGCGCTGCGCAAGGTCTACGACCAGATGCCCGAGCCGAAGTGGGTGATCTCGATGGGCAGCTGCGCCAACGGCGGCGGCTACTACCACTATTCCTACTCCGTGGTGCGCGGTTGCGATCGCATTGTGCCGGTGGACATCTACGTGCCGGGTTGCCCGCCCACGGCCGAAGCGCTGATCCACGGCATCCTGCAGTTGCAGAAGAAAATCCGCCGCACCAGCACCATCGCGCGCTCTTGA
- a CDS encoding NADH-quinone oxidoreductase subunit A, protein MLAEYWPVLLFIGVAAGLGLVLLAIGLLAGPRRPEADKLSPYECGFEAFEDARMRFDVRYYLLAILFIIFDLEIAFLFPWAVVFQQIGLIALIEMGLFLLLLVVGFAYVWKKGALEWE, encoded by the coding sequence GTGCTTGCCGAATACTGGCCCGTCCTGTTGTTCATCGGCGTTGCTGCCGGGCTTGGCCTGGTACTGCTGGCCATCGGCCTGCTGGCCGGCCCGCGTCGCCCCGAAGCCGACAAGCTTTCGCCCTACGAGTGCGGTTTCGAGGCGTTCGAAGACGCCCGCATGCGCTTCGACGTGCGTTACTACCTGCTCGCCATCCTGTTCATCATCTTCGATCTGGAGATCGCCTTCCTGTTTCCGTGGGCGGTGGTGTTCCAGCAGATCGGACTCATCGCGTTGATCGAGATGGGCCTGTTCCTGCTGCTGCTGGTCGTCGGTTTCGCCTACGTGTGGAAGAAGGGAGCACTCGAATGGGAGTGA
- a CDS encoding bifunctional diguanylate cyclase/phosphodiesterase, translated as MQVDTGATAASSESFYAALSEIGQLLVRSLEPPVLYEAVIEVLERRIGARLVMVGELDRASGWLRRIAPAQVAPDMADIYPERIPFSLARPAFWRGEPQLEADVHHAEGLEMFRPAYVRHGVHAVVAVPVLKFGEVCAALVIRASRAGFFTARMIELLQQAAASIGLGLEAHAQRARLLQSVQDEARQRHALRLLSEMIKLVTHSADEQALLAGACRVARCIGGYRVAWIGLLDEDDPASLRVRAQEGLADGIAADFRFTRDGSTHAGDAVARALSSGQAQISHPAADHLDWAPGAGMPGVRALLALPLRMDGAVVGCFVIGAEEVDAFSAIEVQVFAEMAIELGLGIQMQCAQAARLTAEQDLRFNLQHFHTILSKQYAGILVMSEEHRVSFANEAFCTLFGLSETPAELEGKSIEALYALLQPAYQDPEREWRRIQEIMAADEPVKGDEVAMKGGRTFLRDFTPIRIDGVPQGRLWHQRDITEQKMHEARVERLAFYDVVTGLPNRRLLFELLEQARAQATKQGTLLAVGVLDLDRFKSVNDTIGHGGGDHVLAEASARILGILREADVLARFGGDEFALVISGLDSREQLDVISRCILQALRAPLNLMGEQLYLSASVGWTLYPLDESDAEGLVRHADLAMYAAKEEGKDRGLLYEPAMELEQVRLQAMRERIAQALQQSRLQLLFQPIVYIDGLPGLHGVAGMEALLRLDDTHELIEPAKFMHVLDDPQLARPIGRYVLDEALRCCQSWMRSGISIPVSINISTRHLLHPAFFTDIDAVLDNYPDVMDVGFGVEVTETGPSMDHARAKIVIEECRRRGIRVGLDDFGTGSASLSHIQKLDIEHIKLDQSFVRDILSDERNMAIAAGVITTARMLAKTVIAEGVETAEQGDLLASLGCHQLQGFSISRPMPAEAVPGWVAGWVPPASWGSLVNERQSLLANQTDGA; from the coding sequence ATGCAGGTCGATACAGGGGCGACGGCGGCGTCCAGCGAGAGCTTTTATGCCGCGTTGTCCGAGATCGGCCAGCTGCTGGTGCGTTCGCTGGAGCCGCCGGTGCTGTACGAGGCGGTGATCGAGGTGCTCGAGCGGCGGATCGGTGCGCGGCTGGTGATGGTGGGGGAGCTGGACCGAGCCAGCGGATGGCTGCGGCGGATCGCGCCTGCGCAGGTGGCGCCCGACATGGCCGACATCTACCCCGAACGCATTCCGTTTTCGCTGGCGCGGCCGGCGTTCTGGCGGGGCGAGCCGCAACTGGAGGCCGATGTCCACCATGCCGAGGGCCTGGAGATGTTCCGGCCGGCCTATGTGAGGCATGGCGTGCACGCGGTGGTCGCGGTACCGGTGCTGAAGTTCGGCGAGGTATGCGCGGCACTGGTGATACGCGCTTCCCGGGCCGGCTTTTTCACGGCGCGGATGATCGAACTGCTGCAACAGGCTGCGGCGAGCATCGGGCTGGGGCTGGAGGCGCATGCACAGCGCGCGCGGCTGCTGCAATCGGTGCAGGACGAGGCGCGCCAGCGTCATGCACTGCGCTTGCTCAGCGAGATGATCAAGCTGGTCACCCACAGTGCGGACGAACAGGCACTGCTGGCCGGGGCCTGTCGCGTGGCGCGCTGCATCGGCGGCTATCGGGTCGCCTGGATCGGCTTGCTCGATGAAGATGATCCGGCAAGCCTGCGGGTGCGGGCGCAGGAAGGCCTGGCCGACGGCATCGCGGCGGATTTCCGTTTTACCCGGGACGGCAGCACGCATGCCGGGGACGCCGTGGCGCGCGCGCTGTCGAGCGGCCAGGCGCAGATCAGCCATCCGGCGGCGGACCACCTGGACTGGGCGCCCGGCGCCGGCATGCCCGGTGTGCGTGCGCTGCTGGCGCTGCCGCTGCGGATGGACGGGGCGGTCGTGGGCTGCTTCGTCATCGGCGCGGAAGAGGTCGACGCGTTCAGCGCGATCGAAGTCCAGGTCTTTGCGGAAATGGCGATCGAGCTGGGCCTGGGCATCCAGATGCAGTGCGCACAGGCGGCCCGTCTGACGGCGGAGCAGGATCTGCGCTTCAACCTGCAGCATTTCCACACCATCCTGTCCAAGCAGTACGCGGGCATCCTGGTGATGTCCGAAGAACATCGGGTGAGCTTCGCCAACGAGGCGTTCTGTACGCTGTTCGGCCTGTCCGAGACGCCGGCGGAACTGGAAGGCAAGTCGATAGAAGCGCTGTACGCGCTTCTGCAGCCGGCGTACCAGGACCCCGAGCGCGAATGGCGCAGGATCCAGGAGATCATGGCCGCCGACGAGCCGGTCAAGGGCGACGAGGTGGCGATGAAGGGTGGGCGCACCTTCCTGCGCGATTTCACCCCGATCCGGATCGATGGCGTGCCGCAGGGACGGCTGTGGCACCAGCGCGACATCACCGAGCAGAAGATGCACGAGGCACGGGTCGAGCGGCTGGCCTTCTACGACGTGGTCACCGGCTTGCCGAACCGGCGGCTGCTGTTCGAATTGCTGGAGCAGGCACGTGCGCAGGCCACGAAACAGGGCACGCTGCTGGCGGTTGGCGTACTCGATCTCGACCGCTTCAAGAGCGTGAACGACACGATCGGCCATGGCGGCGGCGACCACGTGCTGGCGGAAGCCTCGGCGCGGATCCTGGGCATATTGCGCGAGGCCGATGTGCTGGCCCGTTTCGGCGGCGACGAATTTGCGCTGGTGATCTCCGGCCTGGACAGCCGCGAGCAGCTGGACGTGATCAGCCGCTGCATCCTGCAGGCGCTGCGGGCGCCGCTCAACCTGATGGGCGAGCAGCTGTACCTGTCCGCCAGCGTGGGCTGGACCCTGTACCCGCTGGACGAGTCGGATGCGGAAGGCCTGGTGCGGCACGCCGACCTCGCGATGTACGCGGCAAAGGAGGAGGGCAAGGATCGCGGCTTGCTGTACGAGCCGGCCATGGAACTGGAGCAGGTGCGGCTGCAGGCGATGCGCGAGCGGATCGCCCAGGCGTTGCAGCAGTCGCGTCTGCAGTTGCTGTTCCAGCCCATCGTGTACATCGACGGTTTGCCGGGCCTGCACGGCGTCGCCGGGATGGAGGCGCTGCTGCGCCTGGACGACACCCATGAGCTGATCGAGCCCGCGAAGTTCATGCATGTGCTGGACGACCCGCAACTGGCCCGGCCGATCGGCCGTTACGTGCTGGACGAGGCGCTGCGTTGCTGCCAGTCGTGGATGCGATCGGGCATTTCGATCCCGGTATCGATCAACATCAGCACCCGCCACCTGCTGCACCCGGCGTTCTTCACCGACATCGACGCGGTACTCGACAACTACCCGGACGTGATGGACGTGGGTTTCGGCGTCGAAGTGACCGAAACCGGCCCGTCGATGGACCACGCCCGCGCCAAGATCGTCATCGAGGAGTGCCGCCGGCGCGGCATCCGCGTGGGCCTGGACGATTTCGGCACCGGCAGCGCCTCGCTGAGCCATATCCAGAAGCTCGACATCGAGCACATCAAGCTCGACCAGAGTTTCGTGCGCGACATCCTCAGCGACGAGCGCAACATGGCGATCGCGGCGGGAGTGATCACCACCGCGCGCATGCTGGCCAAGACGGTGATCGCCGAAGGCGTCGAGACGGCGGAGCAGGGCGACCTGCTGGCTTCGCTGGGGTGCCATCAGCTGCAAGGTTTTTCGATCTCCCGGCCGATGCCGGCCGAAGCGGTGCCGGGGTGGGTCGCCGGCTGGGTGCCGCCGGCGTCGTGGGGCAGTCTCGTCAACGAACGCCAGTCACTGCTGGCCAACCAGACGGACGGAGCCTGA
- a CDS encoding PIG-L deacetylase family protein yields the protein MSGTGARSSPSTANGLPVFSAQTRLLVVAPHPDDETIATGLLIQQVRAAGGEVRILLLTEGDNNPWPQRWLERRLRIRLADRQRWGHRRHAEMLQALQCLGVPAQALQPLGWPDMGVTDRLLQSCSASVSTLAAAIGQFAPSLVVAPALADRHPDHGAAHVLVRLALAQQVNPPPLLNYLVHGRAGDGDSREIHGTAAQSACKRAALAEHRSQMALSGKRMLHLAARPERPSGLASPLAALPWRPPVWLRPWLRLSVASPAGTQSWRWRDAPLQRDQAGRLHLSVPVGSPCFVRLALTLRSPWIFDHWGWCELAGHSGGVAVGLAQAD from the coding sequence ATGAGCGGGACCGGTGCCCGCTCATCGCCGTCCACGGCGAACGGGTTGCCGGTATTTTCCGCGCAGACCCGCCTGCTGGTGGTGGCGCCGCACCCGGATGACGAGACCATCGCGACCGGCCTGCTGATCCAGCAGGTGCGGGCGGCCGGCGGCGAGGTGCGGATCCTGCTGCTGACCGAGGGCGACAACAACCCGTGGCCGCAGCGCTGGCTGGAACGGCGCCTGCGCATCCGTCTTGCCGACCGCCAGCGCTGGGGTCACCGCCGCCACGCGGAGATGCTGCAGGCGCTGCAGTGTCTGGGCGTGCCGGCGCAGGCGCTGCAGCCGTTGGGCTGGCCGGACATGGGCGTCACCGATAGGCTGCTGCAGTCGTGTAGCGCCTCGGTATCGACGCTGGCCGCGGCGATCGGCCAGTTCGCCCCCAGCCTGGTGGTGGCGCCGGCGCTGGCCGACCGCCATCCCGACCACGGCGCGGCGCATGTGCTGGTGCGCCTGGCGCTGGCGCAACAGGTCAATCCACCGCCACTGTTGAACTACCTCGTGCATGGTCGCGCCGGGGACGGCGATTCCCGGGAAATCCATGGCACGGCTGCGCAATCGGCGTGCAAGCGCGCCGCGCTGGCTGAACATCGCAGCCAGATGGCGTTGAGCGGCAAGCGCATGCTGCACCTGGCCGCCCGCCCCGAACGTCCTTCCGGACTGGCGTCGCCGCTGGCCGCCCTGCCGTGGCGGCCGCCGGTCTGGCTGCGGCCCTGGTTGCGGCTCAGCGTGGCCAGTCCGGCGGGCACGCAAAGCTGGCGTTGGCGCGACGCGCCGCTGCAGCGCGACCAGGCCGGCCGGTTGCACTTGTCGGTGCCGGTGGGGAGTCCATGTTTCGTGCGACTGGCGCTGACCTTGCGTTCACCGTGGATTTTCGACCACTGGGGCTGGTGCGAGCTGGCGGGCCATTCCGGCGGCGTCGCGGTGGGTCTTGCGCAGGCCGATTGA
- the holB gene encoding DNA polymerase III subunit delta', which translates to MNGLPWHAEHWTRLQARRQRDALPHALLLCGAAGLGKRAFAQRFVQGLLCAEPIGGDACGHCRSCLLLAAGSHPDVVTLGFGLRKDGVQRSEIVVDQIRELSARLAMNSQFGGWQVASIDPADAMNPAAANALLKTLEEPAAQTMLILLADAPWRLPPTIRSRCQRIEFHLPATADALAWLQAEGVRDAAGALAAAGGNPGLARAWAGEGALERRQEVRKDLAALAAGRGQPTEVVKRWLDSEPAQRLWFAAQATADEIKARSAAGHGPLASAMDVEALGHWYDATNRTREGLRGPLRADLLLLELLAQWR; encoded by the coding sequence ATGAACGGATTGCCCTGGCATGCCGAACATTGGACGCGGCTGCAGGCGCGCCGGCAGCGCGACGCGCTGCCGCATGCCTTGCTGTTGTGCGGCGCCGCCGGCCTGGGCAAGCGCGCGTTCGCACAGCGTTTCGTGCAGGGGCTGCTGTGTGCCGAGCCGATCGGCGGCGATGCCTGCGGGCATTGCCGCAGTTGCCTGCTGCTCGCCGCCGGCTCGCACCCGGATGTGGTCACGCTGGGCTTCGGCTTGCGCAAGGACGGCGTGCAACGCAGCGAGATCGTGGTCGACCAGATCCGCGAGCTGTCGGCGCGGCTGGCCATGAACAGCCAGTTCGGCGGCTGGCAGGTGGCCAGCATCGACCCGGCTGACGCGATGAATCCCGCCGCCGCCAACGCGTTGCTGAAGACGCTGGAGGAACCGGCCGCGCAGACCATGCTGATCCTGCTGGCCGACGCCCCGTGGCGCCTGCCGCCAACCATCCGCAGCCGCTGCCAGCGGATCGAGTTCCACCTGCCGGCCACGGCCGACGCGCTGGCCTGGCTGCAGGCCGAAGGCGTGCGCGATGCGGCGGGTGCGCTCGCCGCGGCCGGCGGCAATCCCGGTCTGGCCAGAGCCTGGGCCGGGGAAGGCGCGCTGGAGCGGCGGCAGGAAGTGCGCAAGGACCTGGCCGCGCTGGCCGCCGGCCGCGGCCAGCCGACCGAAGTGGTCAAGCGCTGGCTGGACAGCGAACCGGCGCAGCGGCTGTGGTTTGCCGCCCAGGCCACCGCCGACGAGATCAAGGCGCGCTCGGCGGCTGGCCACGGCCCGCTGGCCAGCGCGATGGACGTCGAGGCGCTGGGCCACTGGTACGACGCGACCAATCGCACCCGCGAGGGTTTGCGTGGCCCGTTGCGCGCCGACCTGCTGCTGCTGGAACTGCTGGCGCAGTGGCGATGA
- the tmk gene encoding dTMP kinase: protein MTNPRGKFISLEGGEGAGKSTLLAGLRKHIERRGIALVQTREPGGTAVGEAVRAIVLDPALHGLAAETELLLMFASRAQLVREVIEPALSTGQWVLCDRFADASYAYQGGGRGQPTPRIAELERWACAGVKPDLTLLLDLPVATGRARAAGRGDADRIEVEADAFFERVRASYRERAAAEPERFRVIDASQSPAAVLQAATQALAVLLGEGQA, encoded by the coding sequence ATGACAAACCCGCGCGGAAAATTCATCAGTCTCGAAGGCGGCGAGGGCGCCGGCAAGAGCACCTTGCTGGCCGGCCTGCGCAAGCACATCGAACGGCGCGGCATCGCGCTGGTGCAGACGCGCGAACCCGGCGGCACCGCCGTGGGCGAGGCGGTGCGCGCGATCGTGCTCGATCCGGCCCTGCATGGACTGGCCGCCGAGACCGAGCTGCTGCTGATGTTCGCCTCGCGCGCGCAGCTGGTGCGCGAAGTGATCGAGCCGGCCTTGAGTACGGGCCAGTGGGTGCTGTGCGATCGCTTTGCCGACGCCAGCTATGCCTACCAGGGCGGTGGCCGCGGCCAGCCGACGCCGCGCATCGCGGAACTCGAGCGCTGGGCCTGCGCCGGCGTGAAGCCCGACCTGACCTTGCTGCTCGACCTGCCGGTGGCGACCGGCCGTGCGCGCGCCGCCGGCCGTGGCGACGCCGACCGCATCGAGGTCGAGGCCGATGCCTTTTTCGAACGGGTGCGTGCGAGTTATCGCGAGCGCGCCGCGGCCGAACCGGAGCGTTTCCGGGTGATCGACGCCAGCCAGTCGCCTGCGGCCGTTCTGCAGGCCGCGACGCAGGCGCTGGCGGTATTGCTGGGAGAAGGCCAAGCATGA